In Fluviispira sanaruensis, a genomic segment contains:
- a CDS encoding glycerophosphoryl diester phosphodiesterase, with protein sequence MLSKLKIPRIIGHRGAKGYAPENTLSSFRKAKELGASWVEFDVKETEDGVLVIMHDDDLDRTTNGKGPMAKTPWKEVKELDAGAWFNETFKGEKIPTFEETLLLLKELNLGANIEIKPCINRDERTAVAVANTILNKWPKELPPPLVSSFSMEALKFAKRTHSELIIGALFETLPADWEKIAKEVQAQTINIDQDIITLELISKINNKGYPVLAYTVNDKKRANDLFNLGVHSIFTDYPWKD encoded by the coding sequence ATGCTAAGCAAACTAAAAATACCAAGAATTATTGGCCATCGTGGCGCAAAAGGATACGCACCAGAAAACACTCTCAGTTCATTTCGGAAAGCTAAAGAACTTGGTGCATCATGGGTGGAGTTTGATGTCAAAGAAACCGAAGATGGTGTTCTCGTAATTATGCATGATGATGATTTAGACAGAACCACTAATGGAAAAGGCCCAATGGCAAAAACTCCTTGGAAAGAGGTCAAAGAACTTGATGCAGGAGCTTGGTTTAATGAAACATTTAAAGGAGAAAAGATTCCAACCTTCGAAGAAACTCTTCTTCTTTTAAAAGAATTAAATTTAGGTGCAAATATCGAAATTAAACCTTGCATTAATCGCGATGAGCGCACTGCAGTTGCAGTTGCAAATACAATTTTAAATAAATGGCCAAAAGAACTACCTCCCCCACTTGTTTCAAGTTTTAGCATGGAAGCATTAAAGTTTGCAAAAAGAACTCATTCAGAATTGATTATTGGGGCATTATTTGAGACACTTCCAGCGGATTGGGAAAAAATAGCTAAAGAGGTTCAAGCACAAACTATAAATATTGATCAAGATATAATTACGCTTGAATTAATATCTAAAATTAACAATAAAGGGTATCCTGTTCTTGCATATACAGTAAATGATAAGAAAAGAGCAAATGATTTATTTAATTTAGGCGTTCACTCTATTTTTACAGATTATCCATGGAAGGATTAA
- the ugpB gene encoding sn-glycerol-3-phosphate ABC transporter substrate-binding protein UgpB gives MKIKAISSLILITYISPAFSATDIQFWHGLSGQAAEVIGDLTKEFNKSQNEYKVTAIRKGNYQETMIAGIAAYRSKKQPDIIQIYEVGTATMINAKGATIPISKLMTDNKIEFDTKDIILPVRSYYSSGDQLLSFPFNSSAPIMYYNKNLFKKAGLDVNNPPKTWDELFLYAEKIKKSNPKKCGFTTTWPAWIQLENFSAWHNVSYASQSNGMEGNSPTLKFNSQTHIKHWENIQKAYKEGYFTYFGRTTEAELSFTTEKCGIILDSTGSYGKVKEANIDFAVSQLPYYDKVTGAPQNTIIGGASLWVFNGISKEKQAGAAKFILFLSRPEIMSKWHQLSGYLPVTQTSFDHSKKQGFYEKNPGFTVAISELTNKAPSENSKGLRIIGLPNIRNIVEANFESMLSEKMTAQKALDDAVEKGNDIIKKAGR, from the coding sequence ATGAAAATCAAAGCAATATCTTCACTTATACTCATAACATATATTTCTCCCGCGTTTTCCGCAACAGATATTCAATTTTGGCACGGTCTTAGTGGTCAGGCCGCTGAAGTAATAGGAGATCTTACAAAAGAATTCAATAAATCACAAAATGAATATAAGGTAACCGCAATTCGCAAAGGCAATTATCAAGAAACAATGATCGCTGGTATTGCTGCATATAGATCAAAGAAACAACCAGATATCATCCAAATTTATGAAGTTGGTACTGCAACAATGATAAATGCTAAAGGGGCTACTATACCAATTTCAAAACTTATGACAGATAATAAAATAGAATTTGACACAAAAGATATAATTCTTCCTGTTCGTTCTTATTATAGCAGTGGTGACCAACTCCTATCATTTCCATTTAACAGTTCAGCTCCGATTATGTATTACAATAAAAATTTATTTAAAAAAGCTGGTCTTGATGTTAATAATCCTCCAAAAACTTGGGATGAACTTTTTCTTTACGCAGAAAAAATTAAGAAATCAAATCCTAAAAAATGCGGATTTACAACTACCTGGCCAGCATGGATTCAACTCGAAAATTTTAGTGCATGGCATAATGTTTCTTACGCTTCTCAAAGCAATGGTATGGAAGGAAACTCTCCAACATTAAAATTTAACTCTCAGACTCATATTAAACATTGGGAAAATATTCAAAAAGCATATAAAGAAGGATATTTTACATATTTTGGCAGAACAACGGAAGCAGAATTATCTTTCACCACAGAAAAATGTGGCATTATTCTCGATTCAACTGGTTCTTATGGTAAAGTAAAAGAAGCAAATATTGATTTCGCAGTGTCTCAATTGCCATATTACGATAAAGTAACTGGCGCACCTCAAAATACAATTATTGGCGGAGCCAGTCTTTGGGTTTTCAATGGCATTAGTAAAGAAAAACAAGCTGGTGCAGCTAAATTTATCTTATTTTTAAGCAGACCTGAAATCATGTCTAAATGGCACCAACTGAGTGGATATTTACCTGTCACCCAGACCTCTTTCGATCACTCTAAAAAGCAGGGATTTTATGAAAAAAACCCTGGATTTACTGTAGCAATTTCTGAATTGACCAACAAAGCGCCTTCCGAAAATTCAAAAGGTCTGAGAATAATTGGGCTACCAAATATTAGAAATATTGTTGAAGCAAATTTTGAATCTATGTTGTCTGAAAAAATGACTGCTCAAAAAGCATTAGATGACGCTGTCGAAAAGGGCAATGACATAATTAAAAAAGCGGGCAGGTAA
- the ugpE gene encoding sn-glycerol-3-phosphate ABC transporter permease UgpE: METKRNFSTALSHIILIIGIIVIIFPIYYALVTSSQTLQTILSGKTTLMPGGNFIENYKEIFSTDKNIIQGISIWRLLFNSLIVTLCITLGKTTISIMSAYAIVYFKFPLQKISFALIFLTLMLPIEVRIVPTFQMAANLNFLDTFQGLSVPLIASATATFLFRQFFMSIPDELCEAARIDGAGPLRFFFDTILPLSKTSIAALFVILFIYGWNQYLWPLLITTKQSMGTIIIALTQMIANDGTTPWHLVMGVSLVAMLPPVLVVVLMQKWFVKGLIDSEK, from the coding sequence ATGGAAACAAAAAGAAATTTTTCAACAGCCTTGTCTCACATTATTTTAATTATCGGCATCATCGTCATTATTTTTCCAATTTATTATGCATTGGTTACTTCTTCTCAAACTTTACAAACCATTCTTTCAGGCAAAACGACACTCATGCCAGGTGGCAATTTTATAGAAAATTACAAGGAAATATTTTCTACAGACAAAAATATTATCCAAGGGATTTCAATTTGGAGATTACTTTTTAATAGCTTAATTGTTACTTTATGCATCACGCTTGGAAAAACAACTATATCTATTATGTCTGCCTATGCAATAGTTTATTTTAAATTTCCTTTGCAAAAAATATCCTTTGCACTTATTTTTTTAACTCTCATGCTTCCAATTGAAGTCCGAATAGTTCCAACTTTTCAAATGGCAGCCAATCTTAATTTTTTGGATACTTTTCAAGGATTATCAGTTCCACTCATAGCTTCAGCAACTGCTACATTTCTATTTAGACAATTTTTTATGAGCATTCCCGATGAACTCTGCGAAGCAGCTCGTATAGATGGAGCAGGACCTTTAAGGTTTTTCTTTGACACAATTCTTCCACTTTCGAAAACAAGTATTGCGGCTCTCTTTGTTATTTTATTTATTTATGGATGGAATCAATATTTATGGCCTTTACTTATAACTACTAAACAAAGCATGGGAACAATTATAATTGCCCTCACACAAATGATAGCCAACGATGGAACGACGCCATGGCATCTTGTCATGGGTGTTTCTCTCGTTGCTATGCTTCCTCCTGTCCTCGTTGTTGTTCTGATGCAAAAATGGTTTGTAAAAGGACTGATAGATTCCGAAAAATAA
- the ugpA gene encoding sn-glycerol-3-phosphate ABC transporter permease UgpA has protein sequence MEKRAIFNSRLFPYFFLAPQLLISFAFFFWPALLAIWQSFQKEDAFGLSSEFVWFENYIEIFKDSNYISAIFVTIIFSISVTLICLFFALFLAALANRIKAGKIFYQTLIICPYAVAPAIAGVLWFFLFSPSIGYLSNILHNLGFQWNPSLNGNHALILIILSASWKQISYNFLFYLASLQSIPKSLLEAASIDGASPVRRFIDIVIPLISPTTFFLFIMNMIYTFFDTFGIIYTTTHGGPGYSTTNLVYKVYVDGIVNLNLGSSAAQSVILMIFVSFITILHFRFVEKKVHY, from the coding sequence GTGGAAAAGCGTGCGATATTTAACTCAAGGTTATTCCCTTATTTCTTTTTGGCTCCACAATTATTAATTTCATTTGCGTTTTTCTTTTGGCCTGCTTTACTTGCAATATGGCAATCTTTTCAAAAGGAAGACGCTTTTGGTTTAAGTTCTGAATTTGTTTGGTTTGAAAATTATATAGAAATATTTAAAGATTCAAATTATATTTCAGCAATTTTTGTTACAATTATTTTCAGTATTAGTGTAACATTAATTTGTCTTTTCTTTGCTTTATTTCTTGCTGCTTTAGCCAATAGAATTAAGGCTGGAAAAATATTCTATCAAACTCTTATTATCTGCCCTTATGCAGTCGCACCTGCAATAGCTGGTGTTCTTTGGTTTTTTCTCTTTAGTCCTTCCATTGGTTATTTATCTAATATTTTACATAATCTTGGTTTCCAATGGAATCCAAGTTTAAATGGAAATCATGCGCTTATTCTAATCATTTTGTCTGCGAGTTGGAAACAAATTAGCTATAATTTTTTATTTTATTTAGCAAGTTTACAATCAATTCCTAAATCTTTATTAGAAGCAGCTTCCATTGATGGCGCAAGCCCAGTGCGTCGCTTTATCGATATAGTCATTCCATTGATATCGCCAACAACATTTTTCTTATTCATCATGAACATGATTTATACTTTCTTTGATACATTTGGAATTATTTATACAACTACACATGGTGGACCAGGTTATTCGACTACAAACCTCGTTTATAAAGTTTATGTCGATGGAATAGTAAATTTAAATTTAGGAAGTTCTGCTGCTCAGTCTGTTATTTTAATGATATTTGTTTCATTTATAACAATATTACATTTTAGATTTGTTGAGAAAAAGGTGCACTATTAA
- a CDS encoding ABC transporter ATP-binding protein, protein MAKVLLKNLKKSYQNTQVIKNINFEINDGEFIVVLGPSGCGKSTMLRMVAGLENVSDGEIHIGDSNVTKLEPKDRSIAMVFQNYALYPHMTVYKNIAYGLKLHKVPKLEIEKKVNKAAELLQLKELLHRKPNQLSGGQRQRVAMGRAIVREPNVFLFDEPLSNLDAKLRTQMRFEIKNIHRNVQTTSIYVTHDQIEAMTLADRIMLLNKGEIEQVGTPSELYEKPASIFVGGFIGNPPMNFISGQIASQYVSSDKLNETTVVGIRPEKIQVCDQNSTTKQNEYSIPFEIKMCESIGYETLIYGIIEKSETELIVKVTKNTFHDRQKIFLNISIFDIHLFNKFTGKRIE, encoded by the coding sequence ATGGCTAAAGTTCTACTTAAAAATTTAAAGAAATCGTATCAAAATACTCAAGTTATAAAAAATATAAATTTTGAAATCAATGACGGTGAATTTATCGTGGTGCTTGGTCCGAGTGGATGCGGAAAATCCACAATGTTACGTATGGTTGCAGGATTAGAAAATGTATCTGATGGCGAAATACACATCGGAGATTCAAATGTAACAAAATTGGAACCCAAAGATAGAAGCATTGCAATGGTGTTCCAAAATTATGCTTTATATCCTCATATGACTGTATATAAAAACATCGCATATGGTCTAAAATTACATAAAGTACCTAAATTGGAAATTGAAAAAAAAGTAAATAAAGCAGCTGAATTGCTTCAACTAAAAGAATTGCTCCATAGAAAACCAAATCAATTGAGTGGCGGACAAAGACAAAGAGTTGCTATGGGCAGAGCAATCGTTCGTGAGCCTAATGTCTTTTTATTCGATGAACCTCTGAGTAACTTAGATGCTAAACTCAGAACTCAAATGCGCTTTGAAATAAAAAATATCCATAGAAATGTGCAAACAACAAGCATATATGTAACTCATGATCAAATTGAGGCAATGACTTTAGCCGACAGAATCATGTTATTAAATAAGGGTGAAATTGAGCAGGTTGGAACACCCAGTGAACTTTATGAAAAACCCGCTTCGATATTTGTAGGCGGATTTATTGGAAATCCACCAATGAATTTTATTTCAGGACAAATTGCATCACAGTATGTAAGTTCAGATAAGTTAAATGAAACAACTGTTGTTGGAATAAGACCTGAAAAAATTCAAGTTTGTGATCAAAATTCTACAACTAAACAAAATGAATACTCGATTCCATTTGAAATAAAAATGTGTGAATCAATTGGTTATGAAACTTTAATTTATGGGATTATTGAAAAATCTGAAACGGAATTAATTGTGAAAGTTACAAAAAATACTTTTCATGATAGACAAAAAATATTTTTAAATATTTCAATATTTGATATACATTTATTTAATAAATTTACAGGAAAAAGAATAGAATAA
- a CDS encoding histone deacetylase family protein gives MKIFYSSLQKKHVIKKEVYNGKAHSYNDKVSRIDSILKAFKIAGNYEIVVPDILPYDALLSVHDEDYLKFLESAQNLKNDEIICPYVFPCDNRISRHEPFIPKRAGYYCFDAGTSLMNHTWSAAVASASAAYSAAMHTKKTGEATYALCRPPGHHASKNMFGGYCYLNNTAIAAKYLVRSGNVMIIDFDFHHGNGTQSIFYDSSDIFYLSIHAHPKIEYPYFTGFEDEIGIDDGVNYNLNIPLMPLCSPKEYFIALQKGIKKAFKIMDPDYIILSAGFDIEAGDPIGHFNMSIDDFYILGKELKLLNKPTIILQEGGYLVAELGKNVESFLNGFQS, from the coding sequence ATGAAAATTTTCTATAGTTCACTGCAAAAAAAACATGTAATTAAAAAAGAAGTTTATAATGGAAAAGCTCATTCTTATAATGACAAAGTCAGTAGAATTGATTCGATTTTAAAAGCTTTTAAAATAGCAGGTAATTACGAGATAGTTGTGCCAGATATTCTTCCCTATGACGCTTTATTAAGTGTACATGATGAAGACTACCTTAAGTTTTTGGAATCGGCGCAAAACCTTAAAAACGATGAAATTATTTGCCCCTATGTCTTTCCATGCGATAATAGAATTTCTCGACATGAACCTTTTATTCCAAAAAGGGCAGGATATTACTGTTTTGATGCTGGAACTTCATTGATGAATCATACTTGGAGTGCGGCTGTGGCATCTGCTAGCGCAGCATATTCTGCAGCGATGCACACAAAAAAAACAGGTGAAGCCACTTATGCTCTTTGTCGTCCTCCAGGGCACCATGCGTCTAAAAATATGTTTGGGGGATATTGTTACCTTAATAATACAGCGATTGCAGCTAAATATTTGGTTAGATCTGGTAACGTAATGATAATTGATTTTGACTTTCACCATGGAAATGGTACGCAAAGTATTTTTTATGATTCTTCCGATATTTTTTATTTGAGTATTCATGCGCATCCAAAAATTGAATATCCATACTTTACAGGATTTGAAGATGAAATAGGTATAGATGATGGAGTAAACTACAATTTAAATATACCTCTGATGCCTCTATGTTCTCCCAAAGAATACTTTATTGCTTTGCAAAAGGGAATTAAAAAAGCGTTTAAAATAATGGATCCAGATTATATTATTTTATCTGCAGGTTTTGACATTGAAGCAGGAGACCCTATTGGACATTTTAATATGTCTATAGATGATTTTTATATTCTCGGAAAAGAGTTAAAACTACTCAATAAGCCGACAATTATTTTACAAGAAGGCGGTTATTTAGTTGCTGAGTTGGGTAAAAATGTTGAAAGCTTTCTCAATGGGTTCCAATCTTAA